Proteins encoded by one window of Xenopus tropicalis strain Nigerian chromosome 6, UCB_Xtro_10.0, whole genome shotgun sequence:
- the ssr1 gene encoding translocon-associated protein subunit alpha isoform X1, which produces MIPLRNLLLLVLLAFPVTLIGNSKGPLVAAQDATEDEEAIDDSVVEDDDDEAEVEEDDTTDLTEEKEEEEDLSSGEPKASPNADTTILFVKGEDFPANDIVKFLVGFTNKGPENFIVESLDASFRYPQDYQFYIQNFTALPLNTVVPPQKQATFEYSFIPAEPMGGRPFGLVINLNYKDANGNAFQDAVFNQTVTITEKEDGLDGETIFMYLFLGGLGLLVIVGLHQLLESRKRKRPAQKVEMGTSNQNDVDMSWIPPETLSQIMQSRRDKASPRRSPRKRGPKRPAGSDE; this is translated from the exons ATGATCCCGCTCCGCAATCTGCTCCTACTCGTCCTCCTGGCCTTCCCGGTCACTCTCATCGGCAACAGCAAAG GTCCTCTGGTTGCTGCCCAAGATGCAACAGAAGATGAAGAAGCAATTGATGATTCTGTAgtagaagatgatgatgatgaagctgAAGTCGAGGAAGATGATACAACAGACCTG ACAGAAGaaaaggaggaagaagaagactTGAGTTCTGGGGAGCCAAAAGCATCCCCCAATGCTGACACCACTATTCTTTTTGTAAAAGGCGAAG ATTTCCCAGCCAATGACATTGTAAAGTTCTTGGTGGGCTTCACCAACAAGGGGCCAGAAAACTTCATTGTTGAGTCACTGGATGCCTCATTCAGATACCCTCAAGACTACCAGTTCTATATTCAGAATTTTACAGCTCTGCCTTTAAACACTGTTGTCCCCCCACAAAAACAGGCTACATTTGAATATTCATTTATTCCTGCTGAGCCCATGGGAGGACGCCCTTTTGGACTTGTCATCAATTTGAACTATAAAGATGCAAAT ggaAATGCTTTCCAAGATGCTGTCTTTAATCAGACTGTTACTATTACTGAGAAGGAGGATGGTCTGGATGGGGAAAC GATATTCATGTACCTGTTCCTTGGTGGGCTCGGATTGCTTGTGATTGTTGGTTTGCATCAGCTGCTGGAATCCAGAAAG AGAAAGAGACCAGCTCAAAAAGTGGAGATGGGCACTTCAAACCAAAATGATGTGGATATGAGTTGGATTCCCCCTGAGACTTTGAGCCAGATCA TGCAAAGTAGACGAG ATAAGGCTTCTCCAAGAAGGTCTCCTCGCAAACGAGGCCCCAAAAGACCGGCAGGATCTGATGAATAA
- the ssr1 gene encoding translocon-associated protein subunit alpha precursor: MIPLRNLLLLVLLAFPVTLIGNSKGPLVAAQDATEDEEAIDDSVVEDDDDEAEVEEDDTTDLTEEKEEEEDLSSGEPKASPNADTTILFVKGEDFPANDIVKFLVGFTNKGPENFIVESLDASFRYPQDYQFYIQNFTALPLNTVVPPQKQATFEYSFIPAEPMGGRPFGLVINLNYKDANGNAFQDAVFNQTVTITEKEDGLDGETIFMYLFLGGLGLLVIVGLHQLLESRKRKRPAQKVEMGTSNQNDVDMSWIPPETLSQINKASPRRSPRKRGPKRPAGSDE, translated from the exons ATGATCCCGCTCCGCAATCTGCTCCTACTCGTCCTCCTGGCCTTCCCGGTCACTCTCATCGGCAACAGCAAAG GTCCTCTGGTTGCTGCCCAAGATGCAACAGAAGATGAAGAAGCAATTGATGATTCTGTAgtagaagatgatgatgatgaagctgAAGTCGAGGAAGATGATACAACAGACCTG ACAGAAGaaaaggaggaagaagaagactTGAGTTCTGGGGAGCCAAAAGCATCCCCCAATGCTGACACCACTATTCTTTTTGTAAAAGGCGAAG ATTTCCCAGCCAATGACATTGTAAAGTTCTTGGTGGGCTTCACCAACAAGGGGCCAGAAAACTTCATTGTTGAGTCACTGGATGCCTCATTCAGATACCCTCAAGACTACCAGTTCTATATTCAGAATTTTACAGCTCTGCCTTTAAACACTGTTGTCCCCCCACAAAAACAGGCTACATTTGAATATTCATTTATTCCTGCTGAGCCCATGGGAGGACGCCCTTTTGGACTTGTCATCAATTTGAACTATAAAGATGCAAAT ggaAATGCTTTCCAAGATGCTGTCTTTAATCAGACTGTTACTATTACTGAGAAGGAGGATGGTCTGGATGGGGAAAC GATATTCATGTACCTGTTCCTTGGTGGGCTCGGATTGCTTGTGATTGTTGGTTTGCATCAGCTGCTGGAATCCAGAAAG AGAAAGAGACCAGCTCAAAAAGTGGAGATGGGCACTTCAAACCAAAATGATGTGGATATGAGTTGGATTCCCCCTGAGACTTTGAGCCAGATCA ATAAGGCTTCTCCAAGAAGGTCTCCTCGCAAACGAGGCCCCAAAAGACCGGCAGGATCTGATGAATAA